In a genomic window of Urocitellus parryii isolate mUroPar1 chromosome 2, mUroPar1.hap1, whole genome shotgun sequence:
- the Htr1f gene encoding 5-hydroxytryptamine receptor 1F, protein MDFLNSSDQNLTSEELLNRMPAKILVSLTLSGLALMTTTINSLVIAAIIVTRKLHHPANYLICSLAVTDFLVAVLVMPFSIVYIVRESWIMGQVVCDIWLSVDIICCTCSILHLSAIALDRYRAITDAVEYARKRTPKHAGIMITIVWVISVFISMPPLFWRHQGTSRNDECVIKHDHIVSTIYSTFGAFYIPLVLILILYYKIYRAAKTLYHKRQASRIAKEDLNGQVLLESGEKNTRLVSTPYMLEKSLSDPSTDFDRIHSTVKSSRCELKHEKSWRRQKISGTRERKAATTLGLILGAFVICWLPFFVKELVVNVCEKCKISEEMSNFLAWLGYLNSLINPLIYTIFNEDFKKAFQKLMRCRC, encoded by the coding sequence atggatttcttaAATTCATCTGATCAAAACTTGACCTCAGAGGAACTGTTAAACAGAATGCCAGCCAAAATTCTtgtgtctctcactctctccggGCTGGCACTGATGACAACGACCATCAACTCCCTTGTGATTGCTGCAATTATTGTGACCCGGAAGCTGCACCACCCAGCCAATTATTTAATTTGCTCCCTTGCAGTCACAGATTTCCTTGTAGCTGTCCTGGTGATGCCCTTCAGTATTGTGTATATTGTGAGAGAGAGCTGGATCATGGGACAAGTGGTCTGTGACATTTGGCTGAGTGTCGATATTATCTGTTGTACCTGCTCCATTTTGCATCTCTCAGCTATAGCTTTGGATCGTTATCGGGCAATCACTGATGCTGTTGAGTATGCCAGGAAAAGGACTCCCAAGCATGCTGGCATTATGATTACAATAGTTTGGGTTATATCAGTTTTTATCTCCATGCCTCCTCTATTCTGGAGACACCAAGGAACTAGCCGAAATGATGAGTGTGTCATCAAGCATGACCACATTGTTTCCACCATTTACTCAACATTTGGAGCTTTCTACATCCCACTTGTATTGATTTTGATCCTCTACTACAAAATATATAGAGCAGCAAAAACATTATACCACAAGAGACAAGCAAGCAGAATTGCAAAGGAGGATCTGAATGGCCAAGTCCTCTTGGAGAGTGGTGAGAAAAACACTAGACTGGTCTCCACACCCTACATGCTAGAAAAGTCTCTATCTGATCCATCAACAGACTTTGATAGAATTCATAGCACAGTGAAAAGTTCCAGGTGCGAGTTGAAGCATGAGAAATCTTGGAGAAGGCAAAAGATCTCAGGGACAAGAGAACGAAAAGCAGCCACCACCCTGGGATTAATCTTGGGTGCATTTGTGATATGTTGGCTtcctttttttgtaaaagaattgGTTGTTAATGTttgtgaaaaatgtaaaatttctgaaGAAATGTCAAATTTTTTGGCATGGCTTGGTTATCTCAATTCCCTTATAAATCCACTGATTTATACAATCTTTAATGAAGACTTTAAGAAAGCATTCCAAAAACTTATGCGCTGCCGATGTTAG